A segment of the Arcobacter sp. CECT 8983 genome:
TATACTATAATTAAACTATACTAAAGCCCCATTATAAGGTACTTTGTGTTTGACATTTATAAAAAAATAATGTATACTCTGTTTGTGCTATATTTGATATAGTGATTTTATAATGTGATGTAATATCAGAAAGGAAAAATGTGGTTAACTTTATCATAAAAATAATTATCAAAAAAAAATAAGTAAGATAAAAGAGTTATAAAACTTTTATCTCTACTCATGTGGTTATGAATAATGACATAAATAGTCTTTTATATTTCTTTAAATACTTAGTTAGTTTATTGCACAATTGCAAGAATGAGTCCAGCCTTTGTTAAAGCCGAGTGTTTTAGAATAGTTTTTGGAAAAGAACGAGTATGTTTGAATAAAAAGAGTGACTAACTCACTCTTTTTATGAGTTACGCAGTTCAAAAAATTATGATAAAACAAGAGGGAAGTCGCTAGACCTTTGGCAACATGGCTGGTTGCTTTTTGCGATACTTTTTTCAACAAAAAAGTATCATCCACAAAGGCTTTAGCCTTTATAGTGCTAATATTATTTTGTAACTTGAATGAAACCAAGCCCTAATAAAATTATAATATCAAATATAAAAAAGGGTAAATCATGACACTAAAATATGAGAGCGGTTTTTTATTCTTAAGTATGAGTATTAGTTACTTTACAACAGCATATCTAAGTTACTTTTTCATATACTAACGGAATAACTGAATACTTAATAGACATTTTTTTACTACCAAAGTATACAAAAACAGTGTAAACTGTTATATATAATCAAAGGAGAAATTATGGAAACAAGATACGAAAGTCAAGTTTTATTTCTAGGATTATCATTAGTTTATTATACTACGGCATTAGCAACATATATTTTTATTTATTAGTACTTATATTTTCTATTCTTTCAGGTTTTGCAAAATAGTAACCTTGGAATAGTTTACAACCTAAATTTACTAAAAATTTATATTGCTCTTTAGTTTCTACACCTTCAGCAACTACTTGCAAGTTTAAAGCTTCTGCAAATAAAAGTATGCTTTTAACAATAGCTTCATCAGCTTTATTTTCCAATATATTACTTACAAAAGACCTATCTATTTTGATTTGATTTAAAGGTAACTCTCTTAGATATTGTAAAGAAGAGTAGCCAGTTCCAAAATCATCTAAAGATACTTGAACCCCTAGTTTTTTTATTTTAAGCATTTTATCTTTTACTTCTTCAAGGCTTTTTGCAAGAATAGATTCTGTTAATTCTACTTTTAGAAGATTTGCATTTACTTTATACTGTTTTATATACATTTTGATTGTATCAATAAAATCCTCTTCTAGAAACTGTTTTGCACTAATATTAATAGCAATGACCCAATTTGATGTTTCTTTAGCTTTTTGCCATGTTTCTAGCTGTTTACAGGCAGTTTTTATAACCCATGAGCCAATAGGAATAATCAATCCAGTCTTTTCAGCAATTGGAATAAAACTATCAGGGGGAATAATACCTTCCTCAGGGTGTATCCATCTAATTAATGCTTCTGCTCCATATACATGATTTTCATCATCATATTGTAGTTGATAAAATAATTCAAAATGCTCCTCATCAATTGCTTTTATAAGTTGTGAATATGTATCAAGATGATTTTGTGCCATATTTTGTGCTTGTTTATCAAAATAAGAGAATCTTTTTTCCTCTTTTTTTGCTTGATGTAAAGCAGAGTCTGCTTGTTTTAATAGTTCATTTGCACCTTTACAGTTTTTATTATAAATTGATAATCCAGCATAGACCATAGGATTTATAGTTTTATCTTCTATTTTTATTTCTTCGGATAAAGTATTTACTAAGAACTCTGCTAAAAGCTTGGCTTCAATGGAAGCTTGGTTTTTGTGTTCATGAATATGTGGAAACCAAACTGCAAATTCATCTCCTGTTACTCTAGCTATCATTGAAGCATCATTAAATATTTTTTTTGTTTTTAAAGTAATTGCTTCGAGTACTTTATCTCCTATGCTATATCCATAGGCATCATTAATAATTTTAAAGTCTCTTAAATCAAAACAAATAAGTAATCCCCATCTAAACTGTTGTTTTTTATTTAGATGTGTTTGTATCTCATTTAAAAGCATTTCTTTGTTTGCTAATCCAGTTAAAGAATCATACTGTTTTAGGTACTCAACTTTTGCTTCTGTCTCTTTTTGTATTGTTAAATCAATAAAAGATGCCACATAATAAATTACATTTAAATCATCATCTAAAACAGCTTGAATTGTAAGGTGTTCTGGATAGATTGTTCCATCTTTATGTTTGTTGTATATTTCACCACTCCAGTGATTGTATTTGTGTAATTTTTTTTTCATCTCTTTATAGAAATTTTCATCTTGATATCCAGATCTTAAAATACTAGGAGTTTTCCCTATAACTTCCTCTTTTTCATATCCAGAAATTTTAGTAAAGGCTTTATTTACTTGAAGAATTATCTCATTTGCGTCTGTAATCATCATTCCACTTCTTGTCTCAAAAGCAGCAGCAGCTATTTTTTCAACTTTCTGTGAATTTTCTATCCTTTGAAGCATATAGTTTATTTCATCATAAAGTTTACCTATTTCATTATCTTCTTTAGTCTTAGCCCTGTTTTTTAAAGAATCAATAATATCAATCTTACTTAAAAAAGATACTAACTTTAAGATAGGTTCTGTAAATCTTTTTGCAAAGAAGTTAGCAAGGACAAAAGATAAAAGAAGTAAAACTAAAGAAATAGTTATTAAAATAGGAATATCTCTTTTTACAATATCTGATAAGTTTTTTACTTTGAAGTTTAATTCTACAACCCCTAGTTTAGTACCTTGATATCTAGCATCAGCATAAAGTTTTAAAAGATTGTCTTTTATGTCATTTACTTTTTTATAATCATTAGGTAAAGGCTTTACTTCAAGGTCTTTATTATTTTTGTTGTATTGGAAGATAGCTTTATTATCTAATTTATATAGAATCATTGAATCAATATTATCAAAAGATTTTAACTTACTTGTTATATCAGCTGCAACGGCTATTTCTTTTAATAAAACAAGTTTCGCAATATCTTGACTTAGTATTTTTGCAACTGTTCTTGAAAGCTCAATAGTTTTTGTTTGTTGAGACTTCATATTCCAGTAAACAAAACTAGAATATCCAACTATACCAGTTATTAAAGTAACCAGTAAAATCATTAAAGTTAGTCTTCTTTTTATTGAACCTCTGTAGTGTTTTTTTGTCATTTTACTTTGAAGGGTTTTCTATAGGAACTGCTTCATCGTTCCCCCATTCTGCCCATGAACCGTCATATACGCTAGCTTTATAACCTAATTCTTGAAGAACGATATAATTTAGTGCAGCTTCTGCCCCACCATCACAGTAAAGGATAATCTCTTTATCTTTTGGGATATCTTTATATAAAGTCTCTAGTTTATCAAGATTTTTTATTTTATTACCAGTTGTAGTAACTTGGTAGTTTTGAGTACAGGCATAGTTTTGTGCAGTTGGAATATGTCCAAATCTTTTTGCAATTGATTCTTTACCTAAGTAATGTGACTCTTTTCTTCCATCAATAATTGTCTTTTTGCCAATAGAAAGTAGGGTACTTAGTTTTGTTTGAACTTTGGTATTATCTACTCTTGGCGTAAAATTACTTTTTCTAGGGACAAAGGGCTTTTCACTAAGAGTAAAACTATCTTCTTCCCAGTTTTTGTAGCCTACTTTTAAGATACCAACATTATTGTGTCCTAATATTTCAAGTATCCAATAAAGTCTTGCAGACCAAATAAAACTACCGTCATCATAAGCAACAACCAAAGAATCATTTTTTATTCCTGCATCAGAAAAAAGTACTTGAAGTTTTTCTATATTTGGCATAAAGAATTTTTTATCAAAAAGATTTTCTAATGCTGGGATATTAAATGCATTTTTTATGTGATTCTTATTATATAGTTCTTCATTTCTTAAATCTAATAATACAAGATTCGGGTTTGAAATATTTTGTTTTAACCAAGCAATATCAACAATTGAGGGCATATTTTTTTCAGTAGCAAAAAGTGAAATACTAAAGATACAAATTAAGAAGATTTTTTTTACCATTTTAGTGGCCTTTATAGTAAAATAAATATAATTATATCCACTATTTTCTTAAGTTCTTAGCTTTAATTCTTTAATTTAAACTACAATTAAGTTATAACTCTAGCTTATATCCAATGCCTTTTATATTTATAATTGAATCTTTTCCTAAAATCTTTCTTATATTCTTTATATATGTTCTTACTGTGGTATCTGTAGGGGTATCATCATAAACCCAGTTATTAAGTGCAATTTCTTCTATTGATACTGCTTTATTTGAGTGTTTTAAAAGATATTCAAAAACTTTTGCTTCAGTTTTTGATAGTTGGAACTTTTTATCTTTTATAAAAATAGTTTTCAAATCATAATCATAAGAAATATCATTATTTATCTTTTGTTCTTCTTTTGATTCTATTTTTCTTAATCTTTTGATATTATCAATTCTAAGTTTTAATTCACTTAAGTGAAAAGGTTTTCTTATGTAGTCATCAGCTCCTGCATTAAAACCTTTTTCCATATCTTTTGTAGTATGTAGTGAAGTTATAAAGATAGTTGGAATATCAATGGAGTTTGATTTTAAATTTTTTAATAAATCAAAACCACTTATTGAAGGTACATTTACATCTAAAATAAGTAAATCAAAGTGTTGCTCGTAAATAAGTTCATATGCTTCTTGTCCATCATAGGTAGAGATAACTTCATATTTTAGTTCTTCTAAAAACTCTTCTATGATTTCATGTAAAAGAGTATCATCTTCTAGTAATAATATTTTCATTTTAAACTCCATAATAAAGTATATAAATTACACGTGGAAGTTATGTGGAAAATGTTATAATCAATTTTCAAAAGGAGTATACCATAGATTTAACAAGAAGTGAAAAGCTTACCTTTATAAGATTTTTATCTTTATATTTAGGAGCTTCATTTATTTTATTATTACTATTATCATTGTTATATTATCAAAATGAGAAAACTCTACACCTTGATTTAGCTAAAACAAAAATGGAAAATATCTCTTCTCAAATAGCTGCAAAAGTTATCTTTTCTCATATGATGGAAACAAAATTAAATATTGATGATTATTTAAGTATGAAGCAGTATGAAATAGCTTTTTATGATAGAGATGGTAAAAAAATCCTTGGAAATTTTAATGATGAAATAAAACTAGAAAATGGTTTTTACCAAAAAGATAATAACTACATCTTGGTTGATAATTCTACTTTTGGTCACCTTGGTATCTTTCATATTGCAATAAAAGATAAACTTTTCCATACTTTAGCTAATAACACTAGAAATAAAGTATTAATTGTATTTTTAATCACTTACTCTTTAATTGCTCTTATTGGTTTCTTTTTAGCAAAACTATTTATTAAACCTATAAAAGATGAGAGGGAAAAGCTAAACAATTTTATAAAAGATACAACCCATGAATTAAATACTCCTATTAGTGCTATTTTAATGTCTTCAGAAAGTGACAATCTTAGCTCAAAACAGCTTGAAAGAGTAAAACTAGCAGTTCATAGAATCTCAGAAATCTATAGTGATTTAACTTATATTTTTTTAGAAGAAAAAGATGAGAATAGGGTTCTAGAAGAGCTTGAACTAAAAACTTTAATAGAAGAACAACTTAAGTACTTTGAAGTAATAGCATTAAAAAGAAAAATAACTATTCATTTAGATTTAGAAGAGTTCTTCTATAAAATTGATAAAAATGATTTTATAAGACTATTTAATAATATCCTTTCAAATGCTATTAAATACAACAAAAAAGAGGGTGAAGTCTTTATTTCTTTAAAAGATTCAACACTTAGTATAAAAGATACAGGTATTGGTATTGAAAAGAAAAAAATAGATGATATCTTTAATAGATATTATAGAGCTACTAAAGAGCAAGGTGGCTTTGGAATAGGGCTAAATATAGTTCAAAATATCTGCAAAGAGTATGATATAAACTTTAATGTAACTTCCCAAGAAAGAAAAGAGACTACTTTTACTTTCAAATTTTAATTTCCACACATCCTCCATAAATAACAACTACACTTCTTGGAATAAAATCTAAGGAGACAAAATGAAACTATTGAAAATATTTTCAATGATTGCACTTTTAATAGGTGTTCTAAACGCAGACCCAATTGACTTAAGTGGAAGTAAAGACGGGTATGATGTAACTTTAAAAACAGAAAAAACATTAGTAGTTGGAGATAACTATTTTTATGTAACACTATCAAAAGATGGAAAACCTGTAACAGATGCAAAAGTAAAAGCAAAATTCTTTATGCCAGAAATGCCTGGAATGCCATATATGGAGTATGTAGGAAAAGCAAAATTAGTTGATGGTAAATATAAAATGTTAATTAACTTAACAATGAGTGGTACTTGGCAGTATCATCTAATGTTTAAAACTGCTGATGGAAAAGTACACAAACTTAGATCTAGTGTAAATTTATAATGTTAAAGCAATCTCTTATTCTCATCTTGTTTTTTAGTCTATTTACTAATTCTATTTATGCAAAGGAAGTAAAGCAAGTAGTAAAGGAAGCTATTAATAAAAATAGTTCCCTGCAAGCTTTAGAGCAAACAATTGCTTTAGCAAAAGAGCAAATAAACTTAGCTTCAAAATGGCAAAACCCAGTTTTGAGTTTTGGAGCAAATGATATACAGTTTGATGATATCTCTAAAAGAGATTTAGAACCTATGCAAGCACAGTTTATTGGTCTTAATCAGATTATACCAATAGGTAATAAAAAAGAGTTAGAAGAAGAGATTGCAAGGGATGATTATGAGCTTTCAAAGCTAGTATTAGCAGATAAAAAGCTTGAGTTAGAATCAAAAATATATGAATATATTTATAATATAAAGTTAGTTGAAGAAAGAGTTACTCTTTTTTCTAAGTTAAAGCAGAATGTTGCAGAACTACAAAATCTTTTAGAAGAGTTTTACAAATATAATAAAGCAAGTCAGATAGATATAATAAAAGTTCAGACATTGTATGATGAACTTGATATAAGCGAACAAAAATTAAACAATAATCTTAGGGTTTTTAAACTTCAGTTAGAACAATTAACATATACAAAGTTTAAAGATATTGATATCAGTACTAAGTTACAGAAACTTACTTTAGTAAATAATATTGATTCACACCCTAAGATTTTACAGCTAGAAAAAAATATTAAAAAATTTAATACTACTTCAAAATTTGAAGAGGAAAAGAAAAACTCAGATATAAACTTTGCAGTTAAATATTTTCAAAGAGATAGTAAATATGAAGACTATATAAATGTAAGTGTTGCAATTCCTCTTTCTGTTTATGGAAGTGAAAATATAAAAGCACGAAAAGCAAAACACAAAGCAAGTGAATATAAAAATCTTTTAGAAGATTCAAAATTAAAATTTACAAATCAAATTAAAATTTTACAAAGTAATATTGATAATGCTTTTTATTCATATAGAAAAATAAATGAAAGCATAATTCCAAAATACAATCAAATTCAAAAAACACTTGAAAGTTATAACAGATTTTCATCATTAAAGAAAATTGATTCAAAAGAGTTGATTAAAAACCTAAATGAATTAATCAAGTATAAACTAAAAGCAATTGATGAAAAACAGAAATTTTATACAAATTTAGCAAATTCTATCTATTTTACAAAGGTTAATTAATGAAAAAATACATACTAGTCCTATTTTTAGGGGCTTGCATATTAAATGCTGAAATTCTTGAAATAAAGCAGTTGTTCAATAAAAAGCTTGTCAAAGTACAAAAAGAGCAAATAGGGCCTTTAAAAAGCTTTTATGGACGTCTTACTTTTGATGAATCATTAACTTTTGATGTTGTAAGTAGATTTGATGGATATATAACAAAATTAGATGCTAATAAACTTTATTCTATGGCAAAAAAAAATGAACCTCTTTTTTCAATCTATTCAGATGAGGTAAGTTCAATAATTCAAGAAATTAATATTGCAAAAAAATTTAACAAAAGTTTAGTAAAAAGTAATATTAATAAATTAAAAGCTTTAGCTGTAGATAATAAAGAGATAAAAAGAATTGTAAAAGGGAAAGAAGAGATTTCTGAAATTGCATTTTATTCTCCTTATGATTCCCTTGTTATAAAAAAAGAGATAAATAATGGAAGTTTTGTAAAAAAAGGAAGTCTTTTACTTCAACTTGCATCTTTAGAAAAACTTTGGGTTATAGCAAGTGTATATCAAAAGGATTTGTCTTTTATAAATAAAGGTCTTAAAGCAAAAGTTTATATAGATGGATTTGATGAACCAGTTGTTTCAACAGTTGACTATATCTATCCTACAGTAGATGAGACAAATAAAAGTGTTGATGTAAGACTTGTAATAGATAACAAGGATTTAAAGTACTCACCAAATATGTTTGCTAAAGTTGATATAAAGCAAAATAATAAAGAAATTCTAACTTTACCTAAGACGGCAGTTTTACAAAAAGGAAGTAAACATTATGTTTTCCAATACCTTTCTGAGTCAGAGTATGAACCAATAGAAGTTACTGCAAAAAGAATATCTTCTAAGAAGTATGAAATTATTGATGGAATCCAAGAAGGACAAAGTGTTATTAATAATGCTTTATTCTTACTTGATTCAGATGCTATTACTAATGGACTTTATAGTTCAGATGATGATGACTGGTAGGAATTATTATGGTTGAATCTATAATCTCACAAAGTATAAAGAATAAATTTTTAGTAATTTTTGCAATGCTAGTATTAGCTATTGGTTCTATTTGGGCTATTAAAAATACAAGCTTAGATGCACTTCCTGACCTTTCACCACCACAAGTTATTGTGCAAGTGAAGTGGGCAGGGCAAAGTCCAAAAACTATTGAGGAACAAGTTTCATATCCTCTTATTTCAAACCTTATGAGTCTTCCAAATATTGAAACTGTAAGAGCTATGAGTTCTTTTCAAAATGCTCTTATTTATGTGATATTTAAAGATGGAACTGATCTTTATGATTCTAGAAATAGAATCTTAGAGCAGCTTTCTCAACTTCAAGGTAGTTTTCCTGAAGGTGTTGATGTAGCAATTGGACCAGACGCAACTGGTGTTGGATGGGCTTATCAATATGCTTTAAAATCAGACACAAAATCTCTTGATGAGTTGAAAACCTTACAAGACTATTATTATAAGTTTGCACTTTTAGGTGTTGATGGAGTTAGTGAAATTGCATCTATTGGTGGATTTATTAAAAACTATGAAATTACAATTGATCAAGATAAGATGGTGCAATATGATGTTTCAATTGCTGATTTAAAAAAGAGTTTAGAATCAAACAATGATGAAAAGGGTGGAAGAATTATTTTAGAAAATGGTTTTGAACATATGATTCAGGCAAAAGGTTTTCTAAAAACGGTTGAAGATATTGAAAATATTACTATAAAGACTTTTAACTCTAATCCTCTTATGATAAAAGATATTGCAAGTGTTAATATCACTTCATCAAATAGAAGAGGTATGGCTGATTTAAATGGTCAGGGTGAAACAGTAGGTGGAATTGTAGTTGTACGTTATGGTGAAAATCCTTATTCAGTAATAAAAAGGGTTAAACAAAAACTTAATACTTTAAAAATAGATGATGTAGAAGTAGTTGAAGTTTATGATAGAAGTTCACTTATTGATAAGGCAATTGATACACTTAAAAACACTCTTGTTGAAGAGTCGATTATTGTTATGATTATTGTGGCACTATTTTTATTCCACTTTAGGTCAGCACTTATTATTATCATTACTTTACCACTTACAGTTATGATTACTTTCTTATTAATGAAGTTCTTTAACTTAGGTTCAAATATTATGAGTTTAGGTGGTATTGCTATTGCAATTGGAGCAATGGTTGATGCTACTATTGTTATGGTGGAAAATGCCCATAAACATCTTCAAGGAAAAGAGAATATTTCAAATAATGAAAGAATTGATATTATAATCAAGTCTTCAAAGCAAGTAGGGCGACCAATATTTTTTGCACTTATTTTAGTTGTTGTTTCTTTTTTACCTATTTTTGCTTTAACAGGACAAGAGGGAAGATTGTTTACACCTTTAGCTTTTACTAAAACATTTGCAATGGTAGCTGGAGCAATTCTTTCTATTACTATTGTTCCTATTTTAATGATATATTTTATAAAAGGAAAAATTCTAAGTGAAGATAAAAATGTTTTAAATAGATTTTTTGTGAAACTTTATTCTCCTATTTTAAAACTATCACTTAGATTTAGATTCTTAATAGTTGCGTTTTTTGTTCTTACTTTGGCTTTTTCATATCCAGTATATAAAAAGCTAAACTGGGAATTTATGCCTATGATGAATGAGCAAACTTTTATGTATATGCCAGTAACCCCATATGGTATTGGTGTTGATTTGTCAAAAGAGTTAACACAAAAAACAAATCAAATAATAAAGTCTTTTCCAGAAGTTGATACAGTATTTGGTAAAGCAGGGCGAGCAGATACTGCAACTGATCCAGCACCACTAGCTATGATTGAAACAATAATTACATTTAAACCAGAAAATGAGTGGAGAGAAGGAATGACATATAAAAAGTTAATGCAGGAAATGGATCAAAAATTAAAAGTAGCTGGTCTTATTAATTCTTGGACTTATCCTATTCGTGGAAGAATTGATATGCTTCTAACAGGTATTAGAACACCTCTAGGAATTAAACTTTATGGAAATGACCATCAAAAGTTAGAAGATACAGCTTTAAAGTTTGAGAAAAGATTAAAAAAACTTGATTCAACACTTTCTGTATCAACTGACAAGATTAATTCAGGTTACTATTTAAATATTAATTTAGATGAAAAGATGTTGTCTAGATATGGTATTACAAAAAATGATATTTTATCTACTGTATCATTAGGTGTTGCAGGTTCAAAAGTTACAACACTTTTTGATGGTTTAGAGAGATATCCTGTTTCATTAAGATTTGAAACAACTCAAAGGGAAGATATAAATGCTTTAAATAATCTTCAAGTAAAAACAAAACTTGGTTTTCAACCTTTACAGATGTTTGCAAGGTTAAGTTATGAAGAGGGACCTTCTGTAATTAAATCAGAGAAAGCACTTAATGTTAACTTCATTTATATTACTCCTAAGGCTGATATCTCATCAAAACAATACAAAGATGAGGCTAAAGAGATACTTGCTGATATGAAGCTTCCTGAAGGCTTTTATTATGAGTGGGCAGGACAGAGTGAATATTTAGAATCAGCAATGGAAAAATTAGCATATATTATTCCACTAACTTTTGTTTTAATTTTTATTCTTATTTATTTTGCACTTAAAAATATCACATATACATTTATTATATTTTTCACTTTACCATTTGCCTTAACAGGTGGAGTATTTTATTTAGAATTTTTAAACTTCAATATGTCTATAGCAGTTGTTGTTGGCTTTTTAGCTTTACTTGGAGTTGCAGCTGAAACTTCTATTGTTATGTTGGTATATTTACATGAAGCAATGAAAGAATTACAAGAAAAATGTGAAGAACCTGATAAAACCTATATTTTTCATGCAATATATAAAGGAGCTGTTTTAAGACTTAGGCCAAAGCTTATGACACTATTTGCAATCTTAGGTGGACTTATTCCTATTATGTATATTGATGGGGTAGGAAGTGAAGTTATGCAAAGAATTGCTGCACCAATGATTGGTGGAATGACTTCTTCTGCGATATTAACATTAGTTATTATTCCTGCAATTTTTTATATATTAGCAATTAGAAAAAAAGGGAAAATGGCGGAAATAGATATTTCTCACTAAATAAGAAAAAATGTGTAGTTATCACACGATAACTACACATAAAAGAAGTAAAATACTTCTACAGTTTTAGCAAATATAATGGAACTCCAACTTACACATAGACATAATATAACCAAACAACCAACCAGCAAAGAGACTTCTCCTTAAGAAGGGGTTCCATTATATAACTGTAAGTTTAGATTTTATATTTTTATTGTAGTTTTCGATAAGAGAAGACTAGAATTGTCTTCTAGGTCTCTCTTCTCTTGGTCTCGCTTCATTAACTCTTAAAGTTCTACCTTCAACTTCGTTACCATTCAGTTTTTCAATAGCTTCGTTACCTGCAGAAGAATCTGCCATTTCAACAAAACCAAAACCTTTTGATCTTCCTGTTTCTCTATCTGTGATAACCTTAGCGCTTTTTACTTCACCGAACTCAGCGAAAACTTTTTCTAACTCACTATCATTCATTCTAAATGATAGATTTCCAACATAAATGTTCATTACTTTTATTCCTTTGTTTAAGTAAAGAACATTATGCCTTATTATTTTTAAATATGCAAGTTTT
Coding sequences within it:
- a CDS encoding efflux RND transporter permease subunit — encoded protein: MVESIISQSIKNKFLVIFAMLVLAIGSIWAIKNTSLDALPDLSPPQVIVQVKWAGQSPKTIEEQVSYPLISNLMSLPNIETVRAMSSFQNALIYVIFKDGTDLYDSRNRILEQLSQLQGSFPEGVDVAIGPDATGVGWAYQYALKSDTKSLDELKTLQDYYYKFALLGVDGVSEIASIGGFIKNYEITIDQDKMVQYDVSIADLKKSLESNNDEKGGRIILENGFEHMIQAKGFLKTVEDIENITIKTFNSNPLMIKDIASVNITSSNRRGMADLNGQGETVGGIVVVRYGENPYSVIKRVKQKLNTLKIDDVEVVEVYDRSSLIDKAIDTLKNTLVEESIIVMIIVALFLFHFRSALIIIITLPLTVMITFLLMKFFNLGSNIMSLGGIAIAIGAMVDATIVMVENAHKHLQGKENISNNERIDIIIKSSKQVGRPIFFALILVVVSFLPIFALTGQEGRLFTPLAFTKTFAMVAGAILSITIVPILMIYFIKGKILSEDKNVLNRFFVKLYSPILKLSLRFRFLIVAFFVLTLAFSYPVYKKLNWEFMPMMNEQTFMYMPVTPYGIGVDLSKELTQKTNQIIKSFPEVDTVFGKAGRADTATDPAPLAMIETIITFKPENEWREGMTYKKLMQEMDQKLKVAGLINSWTYPIRGRIDMLLTGIRTPLGIKLYGNDHQKLEDTALKFEKRLKKLDSTLSVSTDKINSGYYLNINLDEKMLSRYGITKNDILSTVSLGVAGSKVTTLFDGLERYPVSLRFETTQREDINALNNLQVKTKLGFQPLQMFARLSYEEGPSVIKSEKALNVNFIYITPKADISSKQYKDEAKEILADMKLPEGFYYEWAGQSEYLESAMEKLAYIIPLTFVLIFILIYFALKNITYTFIIFFTLPFALTGGVFYLEFLNFNMSIAVVVGFLALLGVAAETSIVMLVYLHEAMKELQEKCEEPDKTYIFHAIYKGAVLRLRPKLMTLFAILGGLIPIMYIDGVGSEVMQRIAAPMIGGMTSSAILTLVIIPAIFYILAIRKKGKMAEIDISH
- a CDS encoding RNA-binding protein, with protein sequence MNIYVGNLSFRMNDSELEKVFAEFGEVKSAKVITDRETGRSKGFGFVEMADSSAGNEAIEKLNGNEVEGRTLRVNEARPREERPRRQF